Proteins encoded by one window of Candidatus Zixiibacteriota bacterium:
- a CDS encoding Do family serine endopeptidase, protein MIPKRFSLGVLLGAAVGSVCSALSPQGGPGISAATAGNPAGLEHRPPSFAAIAKRTMPVVVNIFTTTQKSGRSGSGDPIDEFFGRFFGESAWPESTQRSLGSGILISRTGEILTSYHVVKHADVIKVRLADQTEYDARLVGRDTRTDLALIQIRKPQAALPVARLGSSSQLEVGDWVMAIGNPFGLEHTVTAGIVSAKGRAIGAGPYDSFIQTDASINPGNSGGPLINALGEVVGVNSAIFSQGGGNIGIGFAVPIDLAKKVVDQLRKNGRVVRGWLGIRANDAAANGPRGGAGEVPVVTEVAENSPAAEAGIKPGDFIVELNGRPLSKSSDLRQLIADTPPGQKATLKVIRGKLERVVRVKIGELPDDADTPQPAEAKDAELGLRVQPITPEAARRLGLSSTKGVLVVEVQPGSPADQVGIEPADVIREVNQRPVNGVKDFAKAVRQGRRGDRILLLVQRGDNAVFFAVRRKT, encoded by the coding sequence ATGATCCCGAAGCGATTCTCGTTGGGCGTGTTGCTCGGTGCGGCCGTCGGGTCGGTCTGCTCGGCGCTGTCGCCGCAAGGCGGTCCGGGAATCTCTGCGGCGACTGCCGGAAATCCGGCGGGACTCGAGCACCGGCCGCCTTCGTTCGCGGCGATCGCGAAAAGGACCATGCCGGTCGTCGTCAACATCTTCACCACGACCCAGAAGAGCGGCCGGAGCGGGTCCGGCGACCCGATCGACGAGTTCTTCGGCCGGTTTTTCGGGGAGTCGGCATGGCCCGAATCGACCCAGCGCAGCCTCGGTTCCGGAATCCTCATCAGCCGAACGGGCGAGATCCTGACCAGTTACCACGTGGTCAAGCACGCCGACGTCATCAAGGTCAGGCTCGCCGATCAGACCGAGTACGACGCCCGGCTGGTGGGAAGGGACACGCGCACGGACCTGGCGCTGATCCAGATCAGAAAGCCTCAGGCGGCGCTTCCGGTCGCCCGTCTCGGCAGCTCGAGCCAGCTCGAGGTCGGCGATTGGGTGATGGCCATCGGGAACCCGTTCGGGCTGGAGCACACCGTGACCGCCGGCATCGTCAGCGCCAAAGGCCGCGCCATCGGCGCCGGGCCCTACGACAGCTTCATTCAAACCGACGCGTCCATCAATCCCGGCAACAGCGGCGGCCCGCTGATCAACGCACTCGGGGAAGTGGTCGGAGTCAACAGCGCAATCTTCAGCCAGGGCGGCGGCAACATCGGTATCGGCTTCGCGGTTCCCATCGATCTCGCCAAGAAGGTCGTCGATCAGCTCAGGAAGAACGGGCGGGTGGTGCGCGGCTGGCTCGGCATCCGCGCGAACGACGCGGCAGCCAACGGTCCGAGAGGCGGCGCCGGAGAGGTCCCGGTCGTAACGGAGGTGGCGGAAAACAGTCCTGCCGCGGAAGCAGGCATCAAGCCGGGCGACTTCATCGTCGAGCTGAACGGCAGACCGCTGTCGAAGAGCAGCGATCTGCGCCAGCTGATCGCCGACACGCCGCCCGGGCAGAAGGCGACCCTGAAAGTGATTCGCGGAAAGCTGGAGCGCGTGGTTCGGGTGAAGATTGGCGAGCTGCCCGATGACGCCGACACGCCGCAGCCGGCGGAAGCCAAGGATGCCGAGCTGGGCCTGCGCGTGCAGCCGATCACGCCGGAAGCGGCCCGCCGGCTGGGGCTGAGCTCGACCAAGGGTGTGCTGGTCGTGGAAGTCCAGCCGGGAAGCCCCGCCGATCAGGTCGGAATCGAGCCGGCGGACGTGATCCGCGAGGTGAATCAGCGACCGGTCAACGGGGTGAAGGACTTCGCAAAAGCGGTGCGCCAGGGCCGGCGCGGCGATCGCATCTTGCTCCTTGTGCAACGAGGCGACAACGCGGTATTCTTCGCAGTGAGGCGCAAGACCTAG
- the mgtE gene encoding magnesium transporter, with protein MATQANNFRTLQLDQETFRAMLRTATPDRVLRVIGKSHPADIALLFKGLQPPEIRQLFDILFFARRAEKTLKELPPELLPDILALIDDEKVARLIVRADPDDAVTFIDSLPEERRENVLSLLDPDRSAEVRELISYPEDSVGRIMTTDFMALPPETTAQGAIDRIRERGELETFFYLYVVDHAGVLVGVVPIRNLVIAPPDRTLREMMIVDPIKADVMTDKEEAARLVAKYELLALPVVDQEGRLQGIITVDDVIDIINEESTEDMYKMAGLAEEDRVFTPVGRSIRMRLPWTILNLATATLAASIIALFEGTLHELIALATFMPIVAGVGGNGATQTATVIIRAIALGELEFSSAWKAVLRQVSVNVCLAVAAGSVIALAAFLWKGNPILGLVLACAMVLNLGLVAGLSGAVIPLLLKALRFDPALGSGIIVTGLTDALGFLSFLGLATAFIRYLT; from the coding sequence ATGGCGACGCAGGCGAACAATTTCCGAACGCTGCAGCTCGATCAGGAAACGTTTCGCGCGATGCTGCGAACCGCAACGCCCGATCGCGTGCTGCGGGTGATCGGCAAGAGTCACCCCGCCGACATCGCCCTTCTGTTCAAGGGGCTCCAGCCTCCCGAGATCCGCCAGCTGTTCGATATCCTTTTTTTCGCCAGGCGCGCTGAAAAGACGCTCAAGGAGCTTCCCCCGGAGCTCCTGCCGGACATCCTCGCCCTGATCGACGACGAGAAGGTGGCGCGCCTCATCGTTCGCGCCGATCCGGATGACGCCGTCACCTTCATCGACAGCCTGCCCGAGGAGCGACGCGAGAACGTTCTTTCCCTGCTGGATCCCGACCGGAGCGCCGAGGTCCGCGAGCTGATCAGTTACCCCGAAGACAGCGTCGGCCGGATCATGACGACCGATTTCATGGCGCTGCCTCCGGAGACCACCGCTCAGGGAGCGATCGACAGGATCCGCGAACGCGGGGAGCTCGAGACCTTCTTTTACCTCTACGTCGTCGACCACGCGGGCGTGCTCGTCGGCGTCGTGCCGATCCGCAATCTGGTCATCGCGCCTCCGGACCGCACGTTGAGGGAGATGATGATCGTCGACCCGATCAAGGCCGACGTGATGACCGACAAGGAGGAAGCCGCACGGCTGGTCGCGAAGTACGAGCTGCTGGCGCTGCCGGTCGTCGATCAGGAGGGCCGGCTGCAGGGAATCATCACCGTCGACGACGTCATCGACATCATCAACGAGGAAAGCACCGAGGACATGTACAAGATGGCCGGGTTGGCCGAGGAGGACCGGGTCTTTACGCCCGTCGGCCGATCGATCCGAATGCGGCTTCCGTGGACCATCCTGAACCTGGCCACGGCCACGCTGGCGGCCTCGATCATCGCCTTGTTCGAGGGAACCCTGCACGAGCTGATCGCGCTCGCCACGTTCATGCCGATCGTCGCGGGGGTGGGGGGAAACGGGGCGACGCAAACCGCCACGGTGATCATCCGGGCGATCGCGCTCGGCGAGCTCGAGTTTTCGTCGGCGTGGAAGGCCGTCTTGCGCCAGGTCTCGGTGAACGTGTGCCTGGCGGTCGCCGCGGGCTCAGTCATCGCGCTCGCCGCTTTCCTGTGGAAAGGCAACCCGATTCTCGGACTGGTCCTGGCCTGCGCGATGGTCCTCAACCTCGGCCTGGTCGCGGGGTTGAGCGGTGCGGTGATTCCGCTCCTCCTGAAGGCGCTGCGGTTCGACCCGGCGCTGGGTTCCGGAATCATCGTGACCGGCCTCACCGACGCTCTCGGCTTTCTCTCTTTCCTCGGTCTCGCGACCGCCTTTATACGCTATCTGACCTGA
- a CDS encoding lysylphosphatidylglycerol synthase transmembrane domain-containing protein, with protein MKKLKAARVLVAKLMVSGGLLAYFLTRIDLERFLGTLAAADFSYIVLALGVYLTTQTISAARWAVLARPLGFEIRFRNFLVYYLIGMFFNLFAPGTVGGDVSRVYYLARDGRQSRAGGGAGSTLHSVVSVLMDRAVGMVVLLWLGALGLALFPQFAVPAAIRSLTFALAGAGAVAAVLVPFVRLVLPPNGHALVKKLRIALGGYRDRVRSIPQAVLLSFVAHVMQAWMHVVMGWALHVEIPFAYAIILYPLVGAFSAIPVSLNGIGLREGGYIFMLGVIGFGSETGIAFGLLLLLIVAVDSLIGGVVFLLRRGPAPAVMAAEAEIRSDSV; from the coding sequence ATGAAGAAGCTCAAGGCCGCACGCGTCCTCGTGGCCAAGCTGATGGTCAGCGGCGGCCTCCTCGCCTATTTCCTGACGCGCATCGATCTCGAGCGCTTCCTCGGCACGCTGGCGGCCGCGGATTTCTCCTACATCGTGCTGGCGCTGGGAGTCTACCTGACGACGCAAACGATCAGCGCGGCCCGCTGGGCGGTGCTTGCCCGGCCGCTGGGCTTCGAGATCCGCTTCCGGAACTTCCTCGTATACTACCTGATCGGAATGTTCTTCAACCTTTTCGCTCCAGGGACCGTCGGAGGGGATGTCAGCCGGGTCTACTATCTCGCTCGCGACGGGCGGCAGAGCCGGGCAGGAGGCGGGGCGGGCTCGACGCTTCACTCGGTCGTGTCGGTTCTCATGGATCGGGCCGTCGGTATGGTCGTTTTACTCTGGCTGGGGGCCCTCGGCCTGGCGCTCTTTCCGCAGTTCGCGGTTCCCGCTGCGATCCGCTCGCTGACGTTCGCGCTCGCCGGGGCAGGGGCGGTCGCCGCCGTGCTCGTGCCGTTTGTCCGGCTCGTCCTGCCACCCAACGGCCACGCGCTCGTGAAAAAGCTCCGGATCGCCCTGGGCGGCTACCGCGATCGGGTGCGCTCGATTCCGCAGGCGGTTCTGCTTTCGTTCGTGGCTCACGTGATGCAGGCCTGGATGCACGTCGTCATGGGCTGGGCCCTGCACGTGGAGATCCCGTTCGCCTACGCGATCATCCTCTATCCGCTGGTCGGCGCGTTCTCGGCCATCCCGGTCAGCCTGAACGGGATCGGGCTGCGCGAGGGGGGGTACATTTTCATGCTCGGCGTGATCGGTTTCGGTTCGGAAACCGGCATCGCGTTCGGGCTCCTGCTCCTGCTGATCGTGGCGGTCGACAGCCTGATCGGCGGAGTCGTCTTCCTGCTGCGGCGCGGGCCGGCCCCGGCCGTCATGGCGGCGGAAGCGGAGATCAGGTCAGATAGCGTATAA
- the purN gene encoding phosphoribosylglycinamide formyltransferase has product MARRLPIAVLISGSGTNLQAIIDAIAAGKLDAEIRVVVSNRADAYGLVRARNHGIPTEVLDHKSYPSREAFDEAVVEILRARGVELVVLAGFMRLLSPVFVKAYSNRIMNIHPALLPSFPGLHVQKKALEHGVRFSGCTVHFVNEACDEGPIIIQAVVPVYPDDSEESLASRILEQEHRIYPRAIQLYSEGRLEVLGRRVLVKGWPRSENAVLIEPPLEG; this is encoded by the coding sequence ATGGCGCGACGACTTCCGATCGCGGTATTGATCTCGGGCAGCGGCACCAATCTCCAGGCGATCATCGACGCGATCGCAGCCGGGAAGCTGGACGCCGAGATCCGGGTGGTGGTGAGCAACCGGGCGGACGCCTATGGGCTGGTCCGGGCGCGCAATCACGGGATTCCGACCGAGGTTCTCGACCACAAGAGCTACCCCAGCCGCGAGGCTTTCGACGAAGCCGTCGTCGAGATCCTGCGGGCGCGCGGCGTCGAGCTGGTGGTGCTCGCGGGCTTCATGCGCCTGCTCTCGCCGGTCTTCGTCAAAGCGTACTCGAACCGGATCATGAACATCCATCCGGCCCTGCTGCCGTCGTTTCCGGGGCTCCACGTGCAGAAAAAGGCGCTGGAGCACGGGGTGCGCTTTTCCGGGTGCACGGTCCATTTCGTCAACGAGGCGTGCGACGAAGGGCCGATCATCATTCAGGCGGTGGTGCCCGTGTACCCGGACGACAGCGAGGAATCGCTCGCGTCCCGCATCCTCGAGCAGGAGCACCGGATCTACCCTCGCGCAATTCAGCTCTACAGCGAAGGCCGTCTCGAGGTGCTCGGGCGCAGGGTGCTGGTGAAGGGGTGGCCCCGCAGCGAGAACGCGGTGCTGATCGAGCCGCCCCTCGAAGGATGA
- the purM gene encoding phosphoribosylformylglycinamidine cyclo-ligase produces MKSGMTYARAGVSIDAGEELVRRIGPIAAKTRIRGLLAGVGGFGGLFDLKSRGYRHPVLVSSTDGVGTKLKIAFMMRRHDTVGIDLVAMGVNDILTQGAEPLFFLDYFVCGKLDVKIAESVVRGIAEGCRRAGCALIGGETAEHPGDFPRGQYDLAGFAVGVVERRNVVDPRIIGPGDVLIGLPSSGLHSNGYSLARKVLLELGRLKLSTRVPELGRTLGEELLEPTRIYTGVMKKLWSRRWIKGAAHITGGGIPGNLPRILPPTRRAHIDARSWPRPPIFDLIRRLGRISREEMDRTFNNGLGMILVAAERRVAAVTEALERMGERYFLVGEIRKGVRGVEFVS; encoded by the coding sequence ATGAAATCAGGCATGACCTATGCCCGGGCCGGTGTCAGCATCGATGCCGGCGAGGAACTGGTACGGCGCATCGGGCCGATCGCGGCAAAGACCAGGATCCGAGGCTTGCTGGCGGGCGTCGGCGGCTTCGGCGGGCTGTTCGATCTGAAGAGCCGGGGCTACCGCCACCCCGTTCTGGTGTCGTCGACCGACGGCGTCGGCACGAAGTTGAAGATCGCTTTCATGATGCGGCGCCACGACACCGTCGGGATCGATCTGGTCGCGATGGGAGTGAACGACATTCTGACTCAAGGGGCGGAACCGCTTTTTTTCCTCGATTATTTCGTCTGCGGCAAGCTCGACGTGAAGATCGCCGAGTCCGTCGTTCGCGGGATCGCCGAGGGTTGCCGCCGGGCGGGGTGCGCGCTGATCGGCGGTGAGACGGCGGAGCATCCCGGCGATTTCCCCAGGGGCCAATACGATCTCGCGGGCTTCGCGGTCGGCGTGGTCGAAAGGCGGAACGTCGTCGATCCGCGAATCATCGGCCCCGGCGACGTCCTGATCGGGCTGCCTTCGAGCGGCTTGCACAGCAACGGCTATTCTCTGGCGCGCAAGGTCCTGCTCGAGCTCGGGCGGCTCAAGCTGAGCACCCGGGTTCCCGAGCTGGGCCGGACTCTCGGGGAGGAGCTGCTCGAGCCCACCCGCATCTACACGGGCGTGATGAAGAAGCTTTGGTCGCGGCGCTGGATCAAGGGAGCGGCGCACATCACGGGCGGGGGAATCCCCGGAAACCTTCCGCGCATCCTGCCGCCGACGAGGCGCGCCCATATCGACGCTCGGAGCTGGCCACGGCCGCCGATCTTCGACCTGATCCGCCGGTTGGGGCGGATCTCCCGGGAGGAAATGGACCGAACCTTCAACAACGGCCTGGGAATGATCCTCGTCGCGGCGGAGCGGCGTGTCGCCGCGGTCACCGAAGCGCTCGAACGGATGGGCGAGAGATACTTTCTCGTCGGGGAGATCCGCAAGGGCGTCCGCGGAGTGGAGTTTGTCTCTTGA
- a CDS encoding ABC transporter ATP-binding protein, whose product MPTLIAVRDVSRTFANASRTVNALERVSFEIQAGEFVSIVGPSGCGKSTLLKIVSGLLPPSSGSVLVAGHPVRGPLESVGMVFQSPVLLKWRSVLDNIMLPVEFARLDSASHVERARALVRLVGLEGFEDMYPYQLSGGMQQRVSLCRALVTDPQLLLMDEPFGALDAMTRDELDLELLRLWEERKKTVLFVTHSIQEAVFLSDRVLIMSARPGRLLQTLTVDLPRPRTMEMMSSPILAEASLKIRGLLATAAGNPEAARGSTV is encoded by the coding sequence GTGCCGACGCTGATCGCCGTCCGGGACGTCTCGCGCACCTTCGCGAACGCCAGCAGAACCGTGAACGCCCTGGAGCGGGTGTCGTTCGAGATCCAGGCGGGCGAGTTCGTCTCTATCGTCGGCCCGAGCGGCTGCGGCAAGAGCACGCTGTTGAAGATCGTCTCGGGGCTTCTCCCGCCCTCGTCCGGTTCCGTGCTCGTCGCCGGGCACCCCGTCCGCGGGCCCCTGGAGAGCGTCGGCATGGTCTTCCAGTCTCCAGTCCTGCTCAAGTGGCGCTCGGTACTGGACAACATCATGCTGCCGGTGGAGTTCGCGCGGCTCGATTCCGCGAGCCACGTGGAGCGCGCCCGCGCCCTGGTCCGGCTGGTCGGGCTCGAGGGCTTCGAGGACATGTACCCGTACCAGCTCTCCGGCGGCATGCAGCAGCGGGTCTCGCTCTGCCGCGCGCTGGTGACCGACCCGCAGCTGCTGTTGATGGACGAGCCGTTCGGCGCGCTCGACGCGATGACGCGCGACGAGCTCGACCTCGAGCTGCTGCGCCTTTGGGAAGAAAGAAAGAAAACGGTGCTGTTCGTAACCCACAGCATTCAGGAGGCGGTGTTTCTCTCCGACCGCGTCTTGATCATGTCGGCGCGGCCCGGTAGATTGCTCCAGACTCTCACGGTGGACCTTCCGCGGCCGCGAACCATGGAGATGATGAGCTCTCCGATCCTCGCCGAAGCTTCGCTGAAGATCCGTGGCCTGCTGGCGACCGCCGCCGGCAATCCGGAGGCCGCGCGGGGATCGACGGTGTGA
- a CDS encoding ABC transporter substrate-binding protein, whose amino-acid sequence MTISRPGSRIALGATGAVLLSLWVGAAGAAELKPATIRLDFIIGGKHAPWFVALEKGFYAKRGMAATIHAGSGSADTVRNIAAGGADFGFADMATAIVARSRGTPVITVAQLGYVPATILWREDSPIKTLKDLEGKSWAISPGQAQWYLMPAWARINKINFKSIRIQETAAPLQPAALATRKADFIVMYRASNDEVAELAASKQGIKLQRVFMKDTGLDIYGSGLVVKDDDLKRRPDLVRAYVEGTMEGLRYTRDHQEESLQILLKHKPELDPALTTLQLKNALTEVMIPPESVEHGLGYMRKDIMEKTVRITNEFFDVARKVSAAEVYTNRFIKR is encoded by the coding sequence ATGACGATTTCTCGGCCGGGGTCGCGCATCGCATTGGGAGCCACGGGAGCGGTCCTGTTGTCGCTATGGGTTGGCGCCGCCGGGGCGGCGGAGCTCAAGCCGGCGACGATCCGCCTCGATTTCATCATCGGCGGGAAGCACGCGCCGTGGTTCGTGGCTCTGGAGAAGGGCTTTTATGCCAAACGCGGCATGGCCGCGACGATCCACGCGGGCTCGGGCTCGGCCGACACGGTGCGCAACATCGCCGCCGGGGGGGCCGACTTCGGGTTCGCCGACATGGCGACGGCGATCGTCGCGCGCTCGAGGGGGACGCCGGTCATCACGGTGGCGCAGCTCGGGTATGTCCCGGCGACGATCCTCTGGCGGGAAGACAGCCCGATCAAGACGCTGAAGGACCTCGAGGGGAAGTCCTGGGCGATCAGCCCGGGGCAGGCGCAATGGTACTTGATGCCCGCGTGGGCCCGGATCAACAAGATCAACTTCAAATCGATCCGCATTCAGGAGACTGCGGCGCCGCTGCAACCGGCCGCGCTCGCCACCCGCAAGGCGGACTTCATCGTGATGTACCGCGCGTCCAACGACGAAGTGGCCGAGCTGGCCGCCTCGAAGCAGGGCATCAAGCTGCAGCGCGTCTTCATGAAGGATACGGGGCTGGACATCTACGGCAGCGGGCTGGTCGTCAAGGACGACGACCTGAAGCGACGGCCGGATCTGGTGCGGGCCTACGTGGAAGGCACGATGGAGGGATTGCGCTACACCCGCGATCACCAGGAGGAGTCCCTGCAGATCCTGCTCAAACACAAGCCGGAGCTCGATCCGGCCCTGACCACCCTGCAGCTCAAGAACGCGCTGACCGAGGTCATGATCCCACCCGAATCGGTGGAGCACGGCCTCGGCTACATGAGAAAAGACATCATGGAGAAGACCGTGCGCATCACCAACGAATTCTTCGACGTCGCGCGAAAGGTCTCCGCCGCGGAAGTCTACACCAACCGGTTCATCAAGCGCTGA
- a CDS encoding ABC transporter permease, with product MKLPAKNVIEPVIFFAALLVLWEILVEVIKVPEFILPPPRDLWLALVKKLPILGNHALITFVEAVGGFGLSLLLGVAFAIAVVYSRHLQNTIYPLIVILYAMPKSAFAPLMVIWVGYGLFSKIAIAFLVAFFPIVVNTVVGLKEVEPELLELARINRGSQFDVFKKIRLPNSLPYMFAGIRVAIVLSVTGAIVAEFVAANEGLGYLVLQANYSLDTAFALVILLILALLSLGLFWLIELVQKRVAPWSAEVRQVEGSF from the coding sequence ATGAAGCTCCCGGCCAAGAACGTGATCGAGCCGGTGATCTTTTTCGCCGCGCTGCTGGTGCTCTGGGAAATTTTGGTCGAGGTGATCAAGGTTCCCGAGTTCATCCTGCCTCCGCCGCGCGACCTGTGGCTGGCGCTGGTGAAGAAGCTGCCGATCCTGGGTAACCACGCGCTCATCACGTTCGTCGAGGCGGTCGGCGGCTTCGGGCTCTCGCTCCTGCTGGGCGTCGCCTTCGCAATCGCGGTGGTCTATTCGCGCCACCTCCAGAATACCATCTATCCGCTGATCGTGATCCTCTACGCCATGCCGAAGAGCGCATTCGCGCCGCTGATGGTGATCTGGGTCGGGTACGGCCTGTTCTCCAAGATCGCGATCGCGTTTCTCGTGGCGTTCTTCCCGATCGTGGTCAACACGGTGGTGGGGCTGAAAGAAGTCGAGCCGGAGCTGCTCGAGCTGGCGCGCATCAATCGCGGCTCGCAGTTCGACGTGTTCAAGAAAATCAGGCTGCCCAACTCGCTGCCCTACATGTTCGCCGGGATCCGCGTCGCGATCGTGCTTTCGGTCACCGGAGCGATCGTCGCGGAGTTCGTCGCCGCCAACGAAGGCCTGGGTTATCTGGTGCTTCAGGCCAACTACAGCCTCGACACCGCGTTCGCGCTGGTGATCTTGTTGATCCTCGCCCTACTTTCTCTCGGGCTTTTCTGGTTGATCGAGTTGGTGCAAAAGAGAGTCGCTCCCTGGAGCGCCGAGGTGCGCCAGGTCGAGGGCTCATTCTAA
- a CDS encoding GNAT family N-acetyltransferase, with amino-acid sequence MAAETVFRIVRKVAEIPAAEWDRLAGDRSPFLKWDWLDTLEQTGCAGPETGWVPHHLVIERGGRAVGACPMYLKLHSMGEFVFDYEWAEAARRCGIAYYPKLLIGVPMTPVTGPRLLTDPAEPRAPLLRLMGRALAKIAHDNRISSVHVNFCLEEESEALESAGFLPRLGIQFHWQNRNFSSFDDYLASFRSERRNKIKRERREIAERGITIRPVEGADLRPGLMRTMFRLYKAHIDRLYYGRQYLNREFFEEIGVRFSDHLCLMVAERGGKVIAGTFNVRDRTAMYGRYWGSFEDHPFLHFNVCYYSAIEHCIRSGLRRFEAGAGGSFKQLRGLDPEPTRSAHYFTDERFRGAVERYLEQERNLVREKRDVLLEHSQLKTGSNSK; translated from the coding sequence ATGGCGGCCGAGACCGTTTTTAGGATCGTGCGGAAAGTCGCGGAAATCCCGGCGGCCGAATGGGACCGTCTCGCCGGCGACCGCTCGCCGTTCCTGAAATGGGACTGGCTCGATACGCTGGAGCAGACCGGCTGCGCAGGGCCGGAGACGGGGTGGGTGCCGCACCATCTGGTGATCGAGCGGGGCGGGCGGGCGGTAGGCGCCTGCCCGATGTACCTCAAGCTCCACAGCATGGGCGAGTTCGTGTTCGACTATGAATGGGCGGAAGCCGCCCGTCGCTGCGGGATCGCGTACTATCCGAAGCTGCTGATCGGTGTGCCGATGACGCCGGTTACGGGCCCGCGGCTGCTCACGGACCCGGCCGAACCCCGCGCGCCGCTGCTGCGGCTCATGGGAAGGGCGCTCGCCAAGATCGCCCACGACAACAGGATATCGTCGGTGCACGTGAACTTCTGCCTGGAGGAGGAGAGCGAAGCCCTGGAATCGGCCGGGTTCCTGCCGCGGCTGGGAATCCAGTTCCACTGGCAGAACCGGAATTTTTCTTCGTTCGACGATTACCTCGCGAGCTTTCGCAGCGAGCGGCGCAACAAGATCAAACGCGAGCGCAGGGAGATCGCGGAGCGAGGCATCACGATTCGACCGGTCGAAGGGGCGGATCTCCGGCCGGGGTTGATGCGAACGATGTTCCGGCTCTACAAGGCCCACATCGACCGGCTGTACTACGGCAGGCAGTACCTCAACCGGGAGTTTTTCGAGGAGATCGGGGTGCGCTTTTCGGACCATCTATGTTTGATGGTGGCGGAGCGGGGGGGAAAAGTCATCGCCGGAACGTTCAACGTCCGCGACCGCACAGCCATGTACGGCCGCTACTGGGGAAGCTTCGAGGACCATCCGTTCCTGCACTTCAACGTTTGCTACTATTCCGCGATCGAGCATTGCATCCGGTCGGGTCTGCGCCGGTTCGAGGCCGGAGCCGGCGGGAGCTTCAAACAGCTTCGCGGGCTCGATCCCGAGCCGACGCGCAGCGCTCACTACTTCACCGACGAGCGCTTCCGCGGCGCTGTCGAGCGCTACCTCGAGCAGGAACGGAATCTCGTTCGCGAGAAGCGCGATGTGCTTCTCGAGCACAGCCAGCTCAAGACCGGGAGCAATTCTAAGTAG